TCCACGGCCGTATACCCTTCCAGGTTCTGTTTTACAAATTTCGCGGCGTTCCATATCTTATTCATAAAGTTGCTGTAACCTTTAAGCCTGTCCTCTGAAAACGCTATATGCCGCGTGGCGGTTTCTAAAGTTGCCATGGTAAAACGAAGCGAATCCGCGGAATACTTTGAAATAATATCAAGGGGGTCCACCACATTGCCTTTGGATTTGCTCATCTTTTTGCCTTCTGAATCGCACACAAGCGAATTGATAACCACATGCGCAAACGGCGGCTTTTCCATGAATTTAATCCCTGTCATTATCATCCTTGCAACCCAGAAAAACAGGATATCCCAGCTTGTTACAAGGACGGATGTGGGATAAAACGCCTTTAAATCTTTTGTATCTTTTGGCCAGCCAAGGGTTGAAAAAGGCCATAAAGCCGAAGAAAACCAGGTGTCAAGGACATCTTCATCCTGTGTTATTTTCAGGCTGCCGCATTTAGGGCATTCTACGGGAGTTCCCTTAGAGACAATGATTTCACCGCATTCGCAGTACCACGCGGGTATTCTGTGACCCCACCACAGCTGGCGGGAAATACACCAGTCTTTTATATTATTCATCCATTCAAAATAAACTTTCTTCCACATGTCAGGGGTAAACTGAATTTCGCCGTCTTCCACCGCTTTTATGGCCGGTTCTGCCAGGGGTTTAATTTTAACAAACCACTGCGTGGAAACATACGGTTCAATTACGGTATTGCAGCGGTAGCAGTGCCCCACGGCGTGCTTATGATCTTCTGTTTTTACGGCAAGCCCCTGTTCTTCAAGCGCTTCCATTATTTTTTTTCTGGCTTCAAACCTGTCCATGCCCTGATATTTGGCGCCGGCGTTTTCATTCATTTTTGCGCTTTCATCCATAACCTTTATCATTTCAAGTTTATGTTTTAAACCTATCAGAAAGTCATTGGGATCGTGCGCGGGGGTTATTTTTACGGCGCCTGTCCCGAATTCTTTATCCACGTATTCATCTTTTATTAAAGGTATTGCCCTGCCTGTTTCGGGTAATAATATCAATGTGCCTTCGGGGATATCTTTATATCTTGGATCTTCAGGATGAACCGCCACTGCCGTATCGCCAAGAAGCGTTTCAGGCCTTGTGGTTGCCACCTGAATAAAACCGGGCTTATCTTTATAAGGGTATTTTATGTGATAAAAATGGCCGTCTAAGTCTTTATGTTCCACTTCAATATCAGATAACGCCGTGTGGCAGCGGGGGCACCAGTTAATTATGTAATCGCCCCTGTATATAAGTTTTTCATTATAAAGCCTTACAAAGACCTCTTTAACCGCTTCTGAAAGCCCTTCGTCCATTGTAAAACGTTCGCGGCTCCAGTCCAGCGAACTTCCAAGTTTTCTTAACTGCATCATTATTGTCGTACCGTATTTTTCCTTCCATTCCCACACGCGCTGCACAAATTTTTCACGGCCCAGGTCGTGCCTTTTTTTTCCTTCTTTTTTCAGTTCGCGTTCCACCACATTCTGCGTGGCAATTCCCGCGTGGTCGCATCCCGGCACCCATAAAACATTAAATCCGCGGGCCCTTTTATAACGGCATAATATATCCTGCAGCGTGTTATTAAGCGCGTGACCCATATGAAGCGAACCCGTGACATTTGGCGGCGGTATAACGACGCAAAAAGGCGGTTTTGTTGAATTTTCATCCGCTTTAAATAAACCTTTATCTGTCCAGAAAGAATAAATCCTTCCTTCTATTTCTTCGGGAATGTATTTATCCAACACATACTCCTTTATTATTTAACCGGTAAACGGAAGATAATTTAACATCTTTGATTATAAAAATCAATTTGTAATTTTAATCAGCCCTAAGTATGCCGTCTATTTTTATATGGCCGGCAAGCGTTTCCGCTTCTTTACCGCCCACCAGAAACCTTACACCGTTTACTTTTGGAAAATTTTTCATTATGGTATTAACAATGGCATAAACCGCGTGATTTTCCGCCGATGTCCCGCCTTTAAAATTGGCTGTAATGCCGGCGTCAAGGTCAACATAACATATGCCATTAGGGTCCATAAACACTTCCCTGACAGCGCTTCCCTGCGGTATATACGTAAAATAACCTTCAGGCGGCGCGGAGAAAAGTATTAAAAGCACCTGCTTAATGCGGTTTTCAATAAGTTTATTTTCAAATATTTCCGTCTTATAAACCAGAAACTTTTCCGTTTCAGTGTCGGCAAAGTATATGTCCACGGGGTTTTTTTTGTCGCCGTCGCTGTACAACATAAGCGCCGCGATAACGCTCTGAGAATCGCTTTTTACCGCGCCCTTTTTCACCGCCAGAAACACGGCAAGCACGCCCGCCAGCAGGCAGATTAAGATTAAAAATACTTTTTTATTCATCATTTCACCTTCAAATACGCAAGTATGCCTTCTTTAATGTGGTAGGCAATGGAATTTAAAATTTTATCATCCTTTAACGCCGAAGCGTCTTCTTTATTATTTATGTTGGCCGTTTCTATAAGCACAGCGGGCATATCAGCACCGTTTAAGCAGTAAGACCTGGCCTTTCTTACTCCGCGCGAATCAAGGGGAATAGTATCATTGCCCGACTGGCCGGCATTCTTTGATTCCGAAATAAGAGAAGCTGAAAGATATTTTGCAATGACCTCCGCGGCTTTCGCGGACTGCGCCATGTGTTTTTTCTGAACATCATCCCACTTTACCACAAGCTCCGGGTTTTCCTGTGCCGGAAAAGGAGAATAAAAACGGTAAACCGCGTACCCTTTTATTTTTTCCTGCGGCAGGTTGTCGCTGTGTATGCAGACAAAAAGATCCGCTTTGCTGCTGTTGGCCATCCCCACCCTGTCCTGAACGCTTAAATATGAATCATCCGTTCTTGTAATTTTTACATCAAGAGGTTTTCCGGAAGCTTCAAGCTTCTTTTTGACCATAAGGGCTATCTTTAAATTTATATTTTTTTCGTGAATTGAACCCGCCGACGCCCCCCATTCGCCGCCGCCGTGACCGGGGTCAAGCACAACCACCGCCTGATAATTATTCTCCGGCGCTTCTGATACGGGCGGCATTGTTGACTGCGCCGCTCCGCACAAAACACTAAAAGACAATAACAATGCCGCGGTAATTAATTTTCTCATCTTTATCCGTTACTCCTGGTAAAAAAACCCATGTTTCTGAATTTATTGTACCTGTCATCAAGCAGCTTGTCAGCAGGCGTGTCCATGAGTTCCTTAAGATTTTTTACAATCGCGTTTTTCAGATTTTTCGCGGTCGTTTCGTAATCCCTGTGGGCTCCTTCAACAGGTTCTTCCACAATTTCATCTATAATCTTTATCTGCAGCAGATCCTGCGCGGTGGGTTTTAAAACTTTTGCGGCTTCCGCGGCTTTTGTGCTGTCTTTCCACAGAATTGCAGCCGCGCCTTCAAATGATATAACACTGTAAGTGGCATACTTTAACATAAGTATCCTGTCGCCCACGCCCACGCCAAGCGCGCCTCCGCTGCCGCCTTCGCCTATTACGCACACAATTATCGGAACCTTTATTCTTGCCATTTCATGAAGGTTCCTTGCAATCGCTTCCGCGACGCCGCGTTCTTCGCTTTCAAGCCCGGGATAAGCGCCGCTTGTATCAACAAAAGTCACTATCGGCACATTAAATTTTTCGGCAGTCTTCATAAGCCTTAAAGCTTTTCTGTAACCTTCAGGCTGCGCCATTCCAAAATTTCTAAAAAGGTTCTCTTTTGTATCTTTGCCTTTCTGAAGCCCTATCAGCATTACCGGTATTCCGTCAATCTTTGCGGTTCCACCCACCATTGCTTTATCATCTTTAAAAGCCCTGTCCCCGTGCAGTTCCTGAAAATCAGCGCACATAAGCGAAACAAAATCCAGCATCTTGGGCCTTGCCACATGCCTCATTATCTGAACAATCTGCCAGGAAGAAAGATTTTTATAAATATCCTGTTTTAAAACTTCCATCTTCGCTTCCAGAGTTTTAATCTCTGAATCCGCGTTGATTTTGCCTTCAGCAGAAAGCGTTTTAAGCTCGCCTATCTTCTTTTTAATCTCAAGTATTGGTTTTTCAAATTCAAGCGGTTTGTCAAGTGGCATATGATTTCTCCTTAAAAGTAGCTTATGTAAGTAAGCCTTAAAACTCTGGAATGCCTTACATCTTCTTCGCCAAGCCCGTACTTTAATATAACTTCAAGGGTAATGGGGTCAAACCTGTAGCTTATTCCGCAGTTAAGATTTAAAGAACTGTCACGGAACAGGCTGTCTATTTCCGCGCATAACATAAAGTCCTGGGTTATCGCAAACGCCGCGCCCGCGCCCATGTCCATATTCGTTATAATATCGCTGAACTGGTTGGTATATACCGTGCCTGTTAACTGCATAAAAACGGAACCAAGCGCGATTTCTTTTGTTACGCTTAAAAAAACCCCCCTTGTGTACATATCCAGATACGATTCGCCTTCATACCCCAAAGATATCGCGGGCACTCCGCCTTCATCGTCCGTTATTCTGAATTTGCCCAGAAGTTTTGGCGGCAGAATAACCTGAATCTGCCCCGTTCCAACCAGGTTGGTTACGTTAAGGGCCGCGCCTATCATAAGCCTGTCAAAAACACCGACATATATCCTGTTTAAAACTCCGCCGCCGGCATAAAATTTCACGTCATAACGCAGCTCCGCTTTAAGCATGGAATTTGCGGTGGGAACATCCACAAGTTCTATGTTCCTGGCCTGTGTTCCATAAGAACACACAGAAAAAAACAAAACAAGAAAAGTACCAATTACACACTTTCTCATGGAATTTCCTCCGTATTTTACGGCTTTTCAGACAGGCGTTTCTGTTCTTCTTCCATTCTTGCAAGTTTCTGATACTGCTCATCCTGTCTGACTTTAAGGAATTTTATGCTCTCTTCAGCTTTTTTCAGATTCCTTAAGTGAATTATGATAACAAAAAGAAGGGCTAAAATAAAGGATAAAATGACAACCACGGCGTATTTCGCGGTATTAAAGCCGGTTTCCTGAACATTTTCAAGTAAATCCAGCTGTTTTTGCTGTGCCGGAATTAAACCGGTTACAATTTCATCCTGTTGCTTCTCTATCTCGCCTGTGCGTTCAGACAGCAGAATTATTGTTTTTTCCGCCCTGTTTCTTGACATTTCCGCCTGCCTTTTAATGTTTTTTTCAAGAGCCTTAATATAATTAAGCAGCTGGGAATATTGTTTATCGTCCATATATTTGGGCTTATTAACCGTATTAAGTATTGAAATTTCTTTAAAGTTAGCCCTTTCTTTCACAATCAGGTCATAAAGGCCGGAATACTTGGGATTGTTTGGTTTTAACTGCAGCGCTCTCATTATAAACACGGTGGCGTCATCAAGTTTGCCGTCCATATAAGCCACCGCAGCCTGAGAAAAGTATTTTTCCGGGTCCACAGCTTCAGTTTTATCCTGAGCATAAATTAAAACCGGAATAATAAGAATAAGCGACAGGATAAATAATTTTTTCATCATATGCTCCCTTTACTTTATTTTACGCAGTTTCTCAAGTTTTTCCATAAATATAACGTATTCGGCAGTCAACAAAGCGGAAGTTCCCGCCTGTCTAAGCGTATCAATTGCGGCTTTATATTTACCATCAATATATAACAACTCCGCCTTTTTGTAAAACGTTTTCGCATTATCATTCATAACGGCGGGTTTAACGGCAAGCACATCTGACTTTTCACTTTCTTTATCACCGGAAAAAGCCGCAATCTGCACGGTATATTTAACACCGTTTTCCAGCCCTGTAATTAAAAAATCAATATCAGACCTGCCTTCGGTTTCCCTTGTAATTGTCTGCTGATTTTCAGGCGTGATGTAAAGCCGATAGCGTGTAATAAGCCCCGATACAGAACTCCATTTGACAAGCGCTTTAGAATCGCCGGAATATATGGCGGACTTTACAGGA
This genomic interval from Candidatus Goldiibacteriota bacterium contains the following:
- a CDS encoding valine--tRNA ligase, with amino-acid sequence MIKEYVLDKYIPEEIEGRIYSFWTDKGLFKADENSTKPPFCVVIPPPNVTGSLHMGHALNNTLQDILCRYKRARGFNVLWVPGCDHAGIATQNVVERELKKEGKKRHDLGREKFVQRVWEWKEKYGTTIMMQLRKLGSSLDWSRERFTMDEGLSEAVKEVFVRLYNEKLIYRGDYIINWCPRCHTALSDIEVEHKDLDGHFYHIKYPYKDKPGFIQVATTRPETLLGDTAVAVHPEDPRYKDIPEGTLILLPETGRAIPLIKDEYVDKEFGTGAVKITPAHDPNDFLIGLKHKLEMIKVMDESAKMNENAGAKYQGMDRFEARKKIMEALEEQGLAVKTEDHKHAVGHCYRCNTVIEPYVSTQWFVKIKPLAEPAIKAVEDGEIQFTPDMWKKVYFEWMNNIKDWCISRQLWWGHRIPAWYCECGEIIVSKGTPVECPKCGSLKITQDEDVLDTWFSSALWPFSTLGWPKDTKDLKAFYPTSVLVTSWDILFFWVARMIMTGIKFMEKPPFAHVVINSLVCDSEGKKMSKSKGNVVDPLDIISKYSADSLRFTMATLETATRHIAFSEDRLKGYSNFMNKIWNAAKFVKQNLEGYTAVDLDKAQLKLPEKWILSRFNSVVDKVTDAVENFRFSESSILLYDFFWHDFCDWYLEIAKIDLYKEGSDYKNTVQTVLSKVLKDSLVLMHPFIPFITEEIYGHMGFAGAKESIMKESWPFVHEPFNFDAKEMDTIMDAIYVLRNARGQFNISPAEKLDGYIVTENRAVVEANRDIIITLAKLSSLNFAEKTGENVAGREVKDLGFAGIDMKGKVDIAKETEKAKKAIEKFNNGIKSIEAKISNPKFTANAPKKLVDEEKAKIEKLKSDIDDEEKKIKLLERLA
- a CDS encoding GerMN domain-containing protein, encoding MNKKVFLILICLLAGVLAVFLAVKKGAVKSDSQSVIAALMLYSDGDKKNPVDIYFADTETEKFLVYKTEIFENKLIENRIKQVLLILFSAPPEGYFTYIPQGSAVREVFMDPNGICYVDLDAGITANFKGGTSAENHAVYAIVNTIMKNFPKVNGVRFLVGGKEAETLAGHIKIDGILRAD
- a CDS encoding N-acetylmuramoyl-L-alanine amidase; translated protein: MRKLITAALLLSFSVLCGAAQSTMPPVSEAPENNYQAVVVLDPGHGGGEWGASAGSIHEKNINLKIALMVKKKLEASGKPLDVKITRTDDSYLSVQDRVGMANSSKADLFVCIHSDNLPQEKIKGYAVYRFYSPFPAQENPELVVKWDDVQKKHMAQSAKAAEVIAKYLSASLISESKNAGQSGNDTIPLDSRGVRKARSYCLNGADMPAVLIETANINNKEDASALKDDKILNSIAYHIKEGILAYLKVK
- a CDS encoding acetyl-CoA carboxylase carboxyltransferase subunit alpha, whose product is MPLDKPLEFEKPILEIKKKIGELKTLSAEGKINADSEIKTLEAKMEVLKQDIYKNLSSWQIVQIMRHVARPKMLDFVSLMCADFQELHGDRAFKDDKAMVGGTAKIDGIPVMLIGLQKGKDTKENLFRNFGMAQPEGYRKALRLMKTAEKFNVPIVTFVDTSGAYPGLESEERGVAEAIARNLHEMARIKVPIIVCVIGEGGSGGALGVGVGDRILMLKYATYSVISFEGAAAILWKDSTKAAEAAKVLKPTAQDLLQIKIIDEIVEEPVEGAHRDYETTAKNLKNAIVKNLKELMDTPADKLLDDRYNKFRNMGFFTRSNG